The Toxoplasma gondii ME49 chromosome XI, whole genome shotgun sequence region tcgttttctccatcAAAGGACCTGCAGCCACTGACAGGGAAGAATCGGGAAGAAGTTGGTTCACCGCTAAAGAGAGATCGACGACGGTcttctgaaaaggaagcgaatACACGTTGAGTGGGAGGGAacgcgaaggaaagaacTACGACGAGACTGGGGGACGGAGTGCCACTGGAAGCAACATGGTCCCCTAGCTCGCTGGACCGACACCTGGTTGTCGCCCACAAGGGTGCTGAGTCTTCCCTGCATCTACACGCAGCCATATGCATGTCTCCTGATTGAAGCGAATCTCGCACCATTGCTGTGCAAGTCTTAAAAATGGAAGAGGCACTGCGGGAGATGGCCCACTCGCGGCTGCCGAAGGCAGACCAAATCCAAGCACTCAACCTTCTTATCAAAATAGTCAACAAGTAAGgatctccgttttttctttgtttcaaGGAAACATGTGCTTCTGTCAGGTGAGACGAGAACCACTCGACTCCTTTTCCCGACCCCCTCGTCTTTGTTCCCCTttgggtgtacgtacaccccagtCTCCGCAGCGACACACCCATCCGCCATCTCCCCATCGTAGCTCGTGGACTGCGTGCTTCTTCCGAGGCCTTGCTCCTTTTGTTCAGAGCACAACGTAGGCAatgcgtctcctccttttctacCTCGTTCAcagtttctccttctgcgcaAAAGCTCCTTTCGAGCGCATTTCCCTTGTTTTCTGTCCATTCACTTCGAGACAGACAGTCTGTGGTCTCTTCAGATCGTCCTGTCCTGTTGAGCCTCGACTGAAGAGACGTTCCGTCCCTCTGCCCAGTTCGTGTATAGTTCAATGGCGTTTGCTGGGACTTGATCAAACCTGCGCTGACTTTAGTTTCGACAGACTAAAGTCGCTTCACACAACTCGCTCCGTTGTCTCCGTCCTTTTTACTGTGCGCTTCATATCCGGTTGCGTGCACTTGCTTTCGAACAAAATGCAGCGTCCTGTCTCCACCGGGATCGGCGAATCCTGAAGAGCTGGAGCGTTTCCGGTGTATCAACAGCGGAAGCACGGCACTCCAGCAGCGGCTGCTGCGCCACGGCCCCGTGTACGAGAACTTGCTTCTTGCTTTAGGGTTCTATCGGACGACCGAGCCGCCTGTCTCGCGTCCGCTGCCTCAGCCGAATCAGGAGTACTTTTTTCTTCCCGAGCATGCAGACCGCGCTCAGCTGCTAGCCGATCTCGAGCTCCTCAGAGCCACGGTCGCGAgtctggagacagaaggcgacgaccgCATGCCCGCAGCCGAGAGACTGACCAGCGGTGGGAGCACGGGGGCGCCGCGCAAAGTCACCACGTGAGCCACGCATCTGGAAAGAACAAacgcttgcatgcacgaTGTAGAAATACCGCGACGTTTGGTTTGGGAGTCTCTCtccgaagagagacaagaggcaggagacgGACGCGGCGCGGCGTCGATGGAAGTGGACTGAAAAAGAGACCGGGGACCTCACAGAGCGTGAGGAGAAGATGCGAAGCGTAGGGGCAACGGAGGCACGAAGCAGAcaagcaagaaaagaaggacaaagcaagaaaagaaggacaaagcaagaaacgaaagacaaagaggagcGGAAAACTGAGGGGAACACTTAGGGGAGAGCTCTGTTTTGAATCTCGTGGCGGGTGAAGTTTATTTCGATCTATTTTTGCCCGCTTTGTTCTGGATGGTTTCTCAGAACCTCGCGTGCGATTCGCGACTCGTCAGgcgcagcgcatgcacgcaacCAGGAGGAACTGCGACAGCTTCGAGAGGAGCAACGAGCGCGCTTtgagcagagaagcgaaacgcaggCGACTGGAGGCATCACCGGTTggctctctgcgtcgctaGCGCCCTCGGCGTCGGTTTCCGCCGCGCAGCCTGCTCAACCACGAC contains the following coding sequences:
- a CDS encoding hypothetical protein (encoded by transcript TGME49_312640); protein product: MEEALREMAHSRLPKADQIQALNLLIKIVNNVLSPPGSANPEELERFRCINSGSTALQQRLLRHGPVYENLLLALGFYRTTEPPVSRPLPQPNQEYFFLPEHADRAQLLADLELLRATVASLETEGDDRMPAAERLTSGGSTGAPRKVTTTSRAIRDSSGAAHARNQEELRQLREEQRARFEQRSETQATGGITGWLSASLAPSASVSAAQPAQPRHPEPADVPTPGGSRREGSGGNAASRFFKSLFGGRSGSRSEEGHERGAANRRDRDSRGPRMKTIKDLPPAPQRRG